The following are encoded together in the Culex pipiens pallens isolate TS chromosome 1, TS_CPP_V2, whole genome shotgun sequence genome:
- the LOC128092347 gene encoding uncharacterized protein LOC128092347 produces MRLQPPRGARLKSSNSCGPDGIPAVVLKKSCDALAEPLAQLFNTSLSTGFFPCFWKKSFVFPVHKKGPKRDVRNYRGIAALCAEQHGFMAKRFTSSNLVTYSSFILRTMQERKQIDAIYTDLSAAFDKLNHRIAVAKLERLGFSGSLLEWLRSYLTGREVSVKVDDIMLGNLVPCGNTRLERSWSEAHQYQELLTPLDI; encoded by the exons ATGAGGCTACAACCACCGAGA GGCGCCCGCCTGAAGAGTTCCAACAGCTGTGGACCGGATGGCATCCCCGCGGTTGTGCTCAAAAAGTCTTGCGATGCACTCGCGGAACCGCTGGCTCAACTCTTCAACACCTCGCTTTCCACCGGAtttttcccatgtttctggaAGAAGTCGTTTGTGTTCCCTGTTCACAAAAAGGGGCCTAAACGTGACGTCCGGAACTACCGCGGAATCGCTGCCCTCTGCGCT GAACAGCATGGCTTTATGGCGAAACGCTTTACCAGTTCCAATCTGGTCACCTATTCGTCCTTCATCCTACGAACTATGCAGGAACGGAAACAAATTGACGCCATCTACACGGATCTATCGGCAGCATTCGACAAGCTAAACCACCGTATTGCTGTTGCTAAACTCGAGCGACTGGGCTTCAGCGGTTCTCTGCTCGAATGGCTTCGCTCCTACCTCACCGGACGAGAAGTGAGCGTAAAAGTGGACGAC ATCATGCTTGGGAATCTGGTTCCGTGCGGGAACACAAGGTTGGAACGGTCATGGAGCGAGGCGCATCAATATCAAGAGCTACTGACTCCCTTGGACATCTGA